ATATCGACTACCGGCGGACCGGCTATCTCTTTCTCGCCAGGAACGAGGACACTGCCGCACAGTTTGCGGAGACCGTCGCCATGCAGAACGACCGCGGCGTTCCGAGCGAGGTCCTCGACCCCGATGCGGCAGCCGAACACGCTCGCGGAATCGACCCGAAGAAATTCGAAGCGGCGACGTACTCACCGACGGACGGCTTCGCCGATCCCCACCTCGCGTTGCAAGGGTACGCGCGAGCGGCGGCGAATTCGGGCGTCGACGTGCGGACGAACACACCGGTCGTGAACGTGCTCCGGGAGGACGCCGCCGCTCGTGGCGACGGCCGGGTGACGGGTGTCGAGACCGCCGACGGCAGCCTCGAGGCCGAGTTCGTCGTCAACGCCGCGGGACCGTGGGCGGGCGAGGTCGCGGCGATGGCCGATCGTTCGCTGCCGATCGCCCCGAAGCGTCGCCAGATCGCCGTCGTCGAACCCGACGATCCGGTTCCCGAGACCCATCCCCTGACGATCGACCTCGAGAGCGGCTCGTACTTCCGGCCGGACCGCGGCGGCGACGCGCTGATCGGCGGGCATTTCGGCGCGTCCGATTCGGTCGCCGAACCCGACGCCTACGACCGGTCGGTCGACTTCTCCTGGGCCGCCGACGCGCTCGAGACCGCCTCCGAGTGGACGACCTGCTTCGGTCCCGAATCGGCGCTCAAGCGCGGCTGGGCGGGGCTCTACGCGGTGACGCCGGACGATACCGCGATCGTCGAAGAGACGGTTCCCGGCTTCGTCACCGCAGCCGGCTTCTCCGGCCACGGGTTCCAGCACGCACCCGCGACCGGGACGCTCGTCGCCGACCTCGTCACCGAGGGAACGACCTCACTCGTCGACATCGAACCGCTCTCGAGCGACCGGTTCGAGGCCGGGGCCACGCACGCAGAGACGAACGTCGTGTAATCGGCGACGTCGTGCGGTCACCCGTATCGACCGTCGCGAACGGACGCGACTCGAGGTCAGAAGGACTCGCCGAGATAGACGTCGGTTTCGGGAAAGAGATCCGCGAGCGTCGCCACCGCGTCCGAATCCGCCGCTTCGAGGCGCCCGGTCCGCTCAAGGGCGGTCGCCGAGCGAGCGCCCACCGCGAGTTGCGAGAGCGCGGCGATATCGAGACGAACGTCCGCGGTACTCGAGCCGGTCGCGTCGTGCAGGTGCTCGCACGCACCGTTCCCACCCGACACCTCGAGTGCGAACGTTCCCTCGTTCCAGTCGACCAGCGGGTCCTCGACGGCGATCTCGACGTCGCCGTCGCGGTCCGGATACGAGAGTGAGGACAGCGTCTCCGCTACGTCGACGAGCCGAACCATCGGGCCGTCGTCGACCGCGGTGTCGATCTCGTCGGGGTCTCGAGCGAGGTCCCGAAGCGGATCGTCCACGGGGGCTCGGAGACGCACCCGCTCGACCTGCGACTCGTGATCGTGACAGAACGACAGCAGCGCCAGGCGGGCCTCGCGATCGACGGCGACGAGTTCGGTGACGGCCAGCGTCCGGTCGCCCATCTCGCCGTCGATCGTGTAGACGAGATATCCCCGCACCCGTCCGTCGCGCTCGTACGCGTATACGAAGGGATCTCGCTCGTGACCGGCGAACACGCGATGGCGCCACCAGTCCTCGTCGCGCTCGAGCGCGAGCGAGTAGCGATCGACGTGGGTCTCGTAGGCCGGTGCGAGCGACTCGTACTCGTCGGCCTCGAGTCGACGGAACGAACCCGCGTTTCGGTCGACGGCATCGGTTGCGAACGAAAGTACCGACGGCTCGCACTCGTGGGTAGCGATGCGGTTGCACGTGTCCCAGCCGTACTGCCGGTAGAACCGGTACCGGAACGGCCACAGCACCGAGAACCGGACGTCGTGATCGCGATACTCCGCGAGCGAGCGGGCGAGCAACTGCCGGACGTACCCGCGCCGGCGGTACTCGGGCGGCGTCGCGACCGATGCCAGCCCGGCGGTCCGATGGACGTCGTCGCGTACGCGGGACCCGAGCCAGTAGTGTCGACAGACGGATCGCGGGTCGGCGTCGTCGGCCGCATCGGCTTCGTACACGCCGCGACGAGAACCGAGCGTCGATCGCGGCGTCTCGTGTTCGTCGGGATCGTACGCCGGCACTCCCTCCTCCGGGATGAACGCGTAGCTGCGGTACTCGTGGAAGACGTCCCGTTCGTCCGGGATGGGACGGTAGTCGACCATGCAAACGAGAGCGCAGGCGACCGGGAAAACTGTTCGTGATCGCGACGCGCCGGGTCGGTGACTGCGGTCCGCGAGACGGACGCACTCGAGACGACCGTTTTTTGCCCCATCCCGTCAGCGTCTGTCTATGGACGACGAAACGATCGGGATCGGCCTCGTCCTCACCTCCGCGATCGGCTTCGGCACGCTGGGGATCTTCGGCGTCATCGCCGCCGAGGAGGGGCTCTCGATCCCGACGGTGCTCGCGCTTCGGTTCGCCATCGCGGCGGTCGTCGTCTGGGCCGTGCTCTGGCTCCGCGGCCGGTTTCGGCTCCCCAGCCGTCGGGTAATGGCGATCGCGTTCGCGCTCGGGGCGGGGGGCTACGCGGCCCAGAGCGGGCTCTACTTCGTCGGTCTCGAGTTCATGTCCGCCGGCATGGTCGCGATCGTTCTCTACACGTATCCGGCGTTCGTCGTCTGTCTCGTCGCGATCGGACATCCCGACCGGGTGACCGCGATCCTCCTGGGCGCGCTCGGGCTGTCGATCGGCGGCGTCGCACTCATCACCGGGGTCGACCCGGCGGGGGTCGACCCGCGGGGCGTCGTCGTGGTCCTCGGTGCGGCGTTCGCGTACTCGCTGTACATCGTGGTGAGCCAGCGGGCGCTCACGTCGGTCGACGCCGAGACGCTGACCGCGTTCGTCCTGCCCGCGGCGGCCGCGAGCTTCGTCGTCTTCGGCCTCGGCACGGAGACGCTCTCGATGCCGAGCAGCGCCGCCGGCTGGGGCGTCACTCTCGCGATCGCGACCGTCGCGACGGTGATTCCCGTGCTCGCGTTCTTCGCCGGAATCGCCAGGATCGGTGCGAGCCGGGCGAGCATCATCAGTACCGCCGAACCGGGTGTTACCGTCGCTCTCGGCGCGCTCGTGCTGGGAGAGACCGTTACGGCGGTGACGATCGTCGGTGGGGTCCTCGTCGTCGCAGGCGTGATCCTCATCCAGCGCGAAGAGACGTGACCGACTCGTCCCCGCTATTCGGGGCGATCCTGCAAACGTCGCCCGTCGCCGAGCGAACGCGTCGCGTTCGATCGGTACCGCTGGTGTGCAGTTCCGGTCAAAACCGATCGCCCGTTCGAAAGCGCGACGCGACTCAGGCGTGGTCCGCGACGAACGCCTCGATCCGGTTGAGTGCTCTGCGGAGGTCCTCGAGCCCGGTCGCGTAGGAGACCCGCAGGTGGCCCTCGCCGACGTCGCCGAAGACGTCGCCGGGAACGACCGCGACGCCCTGTTCGCGCAGAACTGCCTCGGCGAACTCCTCCGCCGTGAAGCCCTCGGGAACTTCGGGGAAGCAGTAGAACGCGCCCTTCGCCTCGAAGACGTCCATCCCGATCTCGCGGAATCGCGAGAGGACGAACCGCCGCCGGCGGTCGTACTGGTCGACCATCTCCCGGACGTCGTTCGCACAGGAATCCAGGGCCTCGATCGCAGCGTACTGCGCCGTCGTCGGGGCCGAGAGCATCGTGTACTGGTGGATCTTGTTCATCGCACCGATGGCGTCGGCCGGCCCGAGCGCGTACCCCAGCCGGAGGCCGGTCATCGCGTGGGCCTTCGAGAACCCGTTGAAGACGACGGTGCGCTCGCGCATCCCCTCGAGGC
The Natrinema salaciae genome window above contains:
- a CDS encoding GNAT family N-acetyltransferase encodes the protein MVDYRPIPDERDVFHEYRSYAFIPEEGVPAYDPDEHETPRSTLGSRRGVYEADAADDADPRSVCRHYWLGSRVRDDVHRTAGLASVATPPEYRRRGYVRQLLARSLAEYRDHDVRFSVLWPFRYRFYRQYGWDTCNRIATHECEPSVLSFATDAVDRNAGSFRRLEADEYESLAPAYETHVDRYSLALERDEDWWRHRVFAGHERDPFVYAYERDGRVRGYLVYTIDGEMGDRTLAVTELVAVDREARLALLSFCHDHESQVERVRLRAPVDDPLRDLARDPDEIDTAVDDGPMVRLVDVAETLSSLSYPDRDGDVEIAVEDPLVDWNEGTFALEVSGGNGACEHLHDATGSSTADVRLDIAALSQLAVGARSATALERTGRLEAADSDAVATLADLFPETDVYLGESF
- a CDS encoding DMT family transporter: MDDETIGIGLVLTSAIGFGTLGIFGVIAAEEGLSIPTVLALRFAIAAVVVWAVLWLRGRFRLPSRRVMAIAFALGAGGYAAQSGLYFVGLEFMSAGMVAIVLYTYPAFVVCLVAIGHPDRVTAILLGALGLSIGGVALITGVDPAGVDPRGVVVVLGAAFAYSLYIVVSQRALTSVDAETLTAFVLPAAAASFVVFGLGTETLSMPSSAAGWGVTLAIATVATVIPVLAFFAGIARIGASRASIISTAEPGVTVALGALVLGETVTAVTIVGGVLVVAGVILIQREET
- a CDS encoding NAD(P)/FAD-dependent oxidoreductase, with protein sequence MTVVVIGGGIVGLSSASELATRGVDVVVCEQGSIGNGSTERAAGGIRAQFSTPVNVDLSLESMRVWDSFEERFGIDIDYRRTGYLFLARNEDTAAQFAETVAMQNDRGVPSEVLDPDAAAEHARGIDPKKFEAATYSPTDGFADPHLALQGYARAAANSGVDVRTNTPVVNVLREDAAARGDGRVTGVETADGSLEAEFVVNAAGPWAGEVAAMADRSLPIAPKRRQIAVVEPDDPVPETHPLTIDLESGSYFRPDRGGDALIGGHFGASDSVAEPDAYDRSVDFSWAADALETASEWTTCFGPESALKRGWAGLYAVTPDDTAIVEETVPGFVTAAGFSGHGFQHAPATGTLVADLVTEGTTSLVDIEPLSSDRFEAGATHAETNVV